From the Labrus mixtus chromosome 17, fLabMix1.1, whole genome shotgun sequence genome, one window contains:
- the sec31a gene encoding protein transport protein Sec31A isoform X1, with protein MKLKEINRTAIQSWSPAQHHPIYLATGTSAQQLDASFSTNASLEFFDLDFTDPSLGMKSCGSLASSHRYHKLVWGPYGMDSESHPSGVLIAGGENGSVILYDPAKIMAGASDVIIAESDLHTGPVRGLDVNPFQTNLVASGGNDSEIYIWDMNNFGSPMTPGPKSQPVEDISFVSWNKQVQHILASASPSGRALVWDLRKNDLIIKVSDHSNRMHCSGLAWNPEVATQLVLASEDDRMPVIQMWDLRFATSPLKILENHTRGVLAIAWSLADPELLLSCGKDSRILCWNPNTGEVVYELPTSSQWCFDIQWCPRNPAVLSAAGFDGHIDIYSIMGGSSQAQSQRDADKISTSFGNMDPFGTGQTLPPLQLPQTSAPPATVTPLKKPPKWIRRPVGASFAFGGKLVSLENAKPNPQQPQQPAARVVHVSQVVTETDFLRRSDQLQATLSAGSFVDFCQGKIDAAENEFERTVWSFLKVNFESDIRSKYLELLGYNKEELALKISAALEEKPADPPQLIAAPEEIFTEPPQLSAAPEELPADPPQVEVPAPANLQPLPNLFVPLVDNPEAAFDLIAAANLQPAPALELHSTPDPEPEEVLEPEEPAAAAAADPEDAPTIEPEEIVDQVLPEGEAEEEEIPLEEEEEAPVEEEPSPAETSAPVEEPVEVQAPIEEPAEVSAPVEEPAEVSAPVEEPAEVQAPVDEPTEVSAPVEELVQAPALVEELAQAPAPVLIEEPVEIPAPVLAPSPVPAPAPAPTPAHEGGVNLSISQDVDGLITQALLTGDFEGAVELCLHDNRMADSIILAIAGGPELLEKTQKKYFTNTHSKITKLISAVVMKDWHDILQTCDLHNWKEALAAVMTYAKPEEFSSLCDLLGGRLEAAQDIHLQVQACLCFICAGNVEKLVSCWTRAQDGHCPLSLQALVEKVVVLRRAVELTQQSGAAAIGILMAEKMSHYASLLASQGSLSTAITYLPDNTNQLAVQQLRDRLSRALGQTAAPAAPAQTQRVQPQRPAMTQVQRGLPQHPCFPVQPPMVPQPSAAAPAPTPAASAPPQQQQQYYQPVRAASTVTSWSNQTPTALPNVPPPPLQAEQKAETSNPYGMPPSASAAAPPPSSAPAYMLSHQYQRYPQVSQYPPGTGGAPIYHPLQYSSSSSSSSSAAHPPAEPPGFLSQYTQQPVPSQSAPRVYPGQPYSSQCLSSSPPSHPPFYPNAAAAAASSSSSSSSYYSAPASCGASFQHGGPGSPASYMPPPPPCGVSGPQNGWNDPPALSRASKKKQVPQNFYPPAPITAPIMAPLGADPQAQSAPSGPPQAMGQGGQQGAQVPYSGMQQQQQQQALSPPPMNPAMPKTSMEGAPGAPTGDFIQPLQSIPAEKILKKPIPDEHLVLKTTFEGLIQKCLAVATDPQTKRKLDDATKRLEALYDKLREQTLSPAIVGGLHNIARSVESRSYTEGLNIHTHIVSSSNFSETSAFMPVLKVVLTQANKLGV; from the exons ATGAAGCTCAAAGAGATCAACCGCACAGCCATCCAGAGCTGGAGTCCTGCACAGCACCACCCCATCTACCTTGCAACAG gaacaTCAGCCCAGCAGCTGGATGCCTCCTTCAGCACCAATGCCTCCTTGGAGTTTTTCGATCTCGACTTTACTGACCCGAGTCTGGGCATGAAGTCGTGCGGCAGCCTCGCCTCCTCTCACAG ATACCACAAACTGGTCTGGGGTCCGTACGGGATGGATTCCGAATCCCACCCATCGGGGGTCCTCATCGCAGGGGGAGAGAACGGCAGCGTGATCCTGTACGACCCCGCCAAGATCATGGCTGGAGCGAGCGACGTGATCATCGCTGAGAGCGATCTGCACACGGGGCCGGTGAGAGGGCTCGACGTAAACCCCTTCCAA ACTAACCTGGTTGCTTCAGGAGGGAATGATTCTGAAATCTACATCTGGGACATGAATAACTTCGGCTCTCCAATGACACCAGGACCAAAATCTcag CCCGTGGAGGACATCAGCTTCGTGTCGTGGAACAAGCAGGTCCAGCACATCCTCGCCTCCGCCAGCCCGAGCGGCCGAGCTCTGGTGTGGGACCTCCGCAAGAACGACCTCATCATCAAAGTCAGCGACCACAGCAACAGA atgcatTGCTCTGGACTGGCCTGGAACCCTGAAGTCGCCACTCAGCTGGTGTTGGCCTCAGAGGACGATCGGATGCCGGTCATCCAGATGTGGGATTTACGTTTTGCTACCTCTCCTCTCAAGATTTTAGAGAACCACACACG GGGTGTTCTTGCCATCGCCTGGAGCTTGGCTGATCCCGAGCTGCTCCTGAGCTGCGGGAAGGACAGCAGGATCCTCTGCTGGAATCCAAACACAGGAGAG GTCGTGTACGAGCTGCCCACCAGCAGTCAGTGGTGCTTCGACATCCAGTGGTGTCCCCGGAACCCGGCGGTGCTGTCGGCTGCTGGGTTTGACGGACACATCGACATCTACTCCATCATGGGCGGCAGCAGCCAGGCGCAGAGCCAGAGAGACGCTGACAAG ATTAGTACCTCCTTTGGGAACATGGATCCTTTCGGGACAGGTCAGACTCTGCCCCCCCTGCAGCTGCCCCAAACTTCTGCCCCTCCAGCGACAGTCACTCCCCTGAAGAAGCCCCCAAAGTGGATCCGCAGACCCGTCGGAGCCTCGTTTGCT TTTGGTGGGAAGCTGGTTTCTTTGGAGAACGCAAAGCCCAACCCCCAGCAGCCTCAGCAGCCCGCCGCACGGGTCGTACACGTCAGCCAAGTCGTTACAGAGACCGACTTCTTGCGGCGCTCCGATCAGCTGCAGGCCACGCTGAGTGCAGGCAGCTTCGTGGACTTCTGCCAGGGAAAGATCGACGCGGCTGAGAACGAGTTTGAGAGGACTGTTTGGTCTTTCCTCAAG GTTAATTTTGAGAGCGACATCCGCAGCAAGTACCTGGAACTTCTGGGCTATAACAAGGAGGAGCTCGCCTTGAAG aTTTCTGCAGCATTAGAGGAAAAGCCTGCCGACCCTCCACAG cTTATAGCAGCACCAGAGGAAATATTCACCGAGCCGCCACAG ctttCAGCAGCACCCGAGGAGTTACCTGCTGATCCTCCACAG GTGGAGGTTCCAGCTCCTGCAAACCTGCAGCCTTTACCAAACCTCTTTGTGCCTCTTGTCGACAATCCTGAAGCAGCGTTCGACTTGATCGCTGCTGCAAACCTCCAGCCTGCACCAGCACTGGAACTACACTCCACTCCTGACCCGGAACCTGAAGAGGTTTTAGAACCTGaagagccagcagcagcagcagcagctgatccAGAGGACGCGCCCACCATTGAACCAGAAGAAATTGTTGACCAAGTTCTTCCAGAGGgggaagcagaggaggaagagattcCCCTAGAGGAG gAGGAGGAAGCTCCAGTGGAGGAGGAGCCCAGTCCTGCAGAGACCTCAGCTCCAGTCGAGGAACCCGTCGAGGTTCAAGCTCCAATCGAGGAACCCGCCGAGGTTTCAGCTCCAGTCGAGGAACCCGCCGAGGTTTCAGCTCCAGTCGAGGAACCCGCCGAGGTTCAAGCTCCAGTAGATGAACCCACCGAGGTTTCAGCTCCAGTAGAGGAACTTGTGCAAGCTCCCGCTCTAGTTGAAGAACTTGCTCAAGCTCCAGCTCCAGTTCTCATTGAGGAACCCGTTGAGATCCCAGCTCCAGTTTTAGCTCCATCTCCTGTTCCCGCTCCAGCTCCTGCTCCTACTCCAGCCCACGAAGGAGGAGTCAATCTCAGCATCagtcaag atGTGGACGGTCTGATCACACAGGCCCTGCTCACCGGAGACTTTGAGGGAGCTGTGGAGctctgtctccatgacaaccgcATGGCAGACAGCATCATCCTGGCCATCGCCGGCGGGCCAGAGCTCCTGGAGAAAACCCAGAAGAAATATtttaccaacacacacagcaagaTCACTAAG CTGATCAGCGCGGTGGTGATGAAGGACTGGCACGACATCCTGCAGACGTGTGACCTGCACAACTGGAAGGAGGCTCTGGCTGCTGTCATGACCTACGCTAAGCCCGAGGAGTTCTCGTCCCTCTGCG acctTCTGGGGGGCAGACTGGAGGCAGCACAGGACATTCACCTACAAGTCCAggcctgtctgtgttttatctgtgcTGGAAACGTGGAGAAACTAGTGTCCTGTTGGACCAGAGCTCAGGATGGACACTGtcccctctctctgcag GCCCTGGTGGAGAAGGTGGTGGTGCTGCGGCGTGCAGTCGAGCTGACGCAGCAATCCGGCGCCGCCGCTATCGGCATCCTGATGGCCGAGAAGATGAGCCACTATGCCAGCCTGCTCGCCTCTCAGGGCAGTCTGTCCACCGCCATCACCTACCTGCCTGACAACACCAACCAG CTGGCCGTTCAGCAGCTCCGCGACCGTCTCAGTCGAGCTCTGGGACAGACGGCAGCACCCGCGGCTCCGGCACAGACCCAGAGAGTTCAGCCTCAGCGGCCTGCCATGACTCAGGTCCAACGCGGACTGCCTCAGCACCCGTGCTTCCCCGTGCAGCCCCCGATGGTGCCTCagccctctgcagcagctcccgCACCTACACCTGCAGCCTCCGCCcccccgcagcagcagcagcagtattaCCAGCCC GTGAGGGCTGCCTCCACTGTCACCTCGTGGAGTAACCAAACTCCCACAGCCCTCCCCaatgtccctcctcctcctcttcaagcAGAGCAGAAG gCGGAGACTTCAAACCCGTACGGGATGCCTCCCTCCGCCTCTGCCGCAGCGCCTCCACCTTCCTCCGCTCCTGCATACATGCTCTCCCATCAGTATCAGC GCTACCCTCAGGTCAGCCAGTACCCCCCTGGAACTGGGGGGGCTCCTATCTATCACCCTCTCCagtactcctcctcctcctcctcctcctcctctgccgcTCATCCTCCTGCAGAGCCTCCTGGCTTCCTCTCTCAGTACACTCAACAGCCCGTCCCCTCTCAGTCGGCTCCTCGGGTCTATCCGGGTCAACCTTACAGCAGCCAgtgcctctcctcctctcccccttcaCATCCTCCTTTCTATCcaaacgctgctgctgctgctgcatcctcctcctcctcctcttcctcctactaTTCTGCTCCTGCATCGTGCGGAGCGTCTTTCCAGCATGGCGGGCCAGGATCTCCTGCGTCGTAcatgcctcctcctccaccgtgCGGAGTCTCAG gACCTCAGAACGGCTGGAACGACCCCCCGGCTCTGAGCAGAGCATCAAAGAAGAAg CAGGTACCACAGAACTTCTACCCTCCTGCCCCCATCACTGCTCCCATCATGGCTCCTCTGGGTGCGGACCCTCAGGCCCAGTCGGCCCCCTCTGGCCCTCCTCAGGCCATGGGACAGGGTGGGCAGCAGGGTGCCCAGGTCCCTTACTCaggcatgcagcagcagcagcagcagcaggcgctCTCACCTCCACCCATGAACCCTGCCATGCCCAAGACCAGTATGGAGGGAGCACCAGGAGCACCGACTGGAGATTTCATACAG CCTCTGCAGTCGATCCCCGCAGAGAAGATCCTGAAGAAGCCGATCCCCGACGAGCACCTGGTCCTGAAGACCACGTTCGAGGGTCTCATTCAGAAGTGCTTGGCTGTAGCCACAGATCCC CAAACTAAGAGGAAGCTCGATGACGCAACCAAGCGGCTTGAAGCGCTCTATGACAAACTCCGAGAGCAGACG ctctctcccGCCATCGTAGGAGGACTTCACAACATCGCCCGGAGCGTCGAGTCTCGATCCTACACCGAGGGCCTCAACATCCACACGCACATCGTCAGCAGCAGCAACTTCAGCGAGACGTCGGCGTTCATGCCCGTCCTCAAGGTGGTGCTGACACAAGCCAACAAACTCggggtctga